The following are from one region of the Stanieria cyanosphaera PCC 7437 genome:
- a CDS encoding GNAT family N-acetyltransferase, translating into MILETKRLILREMNLNDLDNLFKVLSDPETMKFYPKPCDLFMTQAWIERNIQRYTQQGIGLWGLILKENNQLIGDCGLVRQKIDHVAEIEIGYHVRRDLWGRGLATEAVQACRDYGFKQLGCNKLICLIRPGNIASRRVAEKSGMRLIKQIQWHNQPTSVYEIERSSFLAQ; encoded by the coding sequence ATGATTTTGGAAACTAAACGCCTAATTTTACGAGAGATGAATCTCAATGACTTAGACAATCTATTTAAAGTCCTTTCTGACCCTGAAACTATGAAGTTTTATCCAAAACCATGCGATCTCTTTATGACTCAGGCATGGATCGAACGAAATATCCAAAGGTATACTCAACAAGGTATTGGATTATGGGGTCTTATTCTTAAGGAAAATAATCAACTGATTGGGGATTGTGGATTAGTTAGACAAAAAATCGATCATGTTGCAGAAATAGAAATTGGCTACCATGTTCGTCGTGATTTGTGGGGAAGAGGTTTAGCTACAGAAGCAGTGCAAGCTTGTCGTGATTATGGGTTTAAGCAGTTAGGTTGTAACAAGCTAATTTGCTTAATTCGTCCTGGCAACATAGCTTCTCGTCGGGTAGCAGAGAAAAGTGGAATGCGTCTGATTAAACAGATACAATGGCACAATCAACCAACCAGTGTTTATGAAATTGAACGCAGTAGTTTTTTAGCCCAATGA
- the hpnH gene encoding adenosyl-hopene transferase HpnH, with translation MAIQLQQALAVGTYLVTQRLRGRKKFPLVLMLEPLFRCNLACSGCGKIQHPPEILKQHLSPEECFAAVEECGAPVVSIPGGEPLLHPQIDEIVRGLVARKKFVYLCTNGLLLEKSLEKFEPSPYLTFSVHLDGLQAQHDRCVDRSGVFEKAVTAIVAAKNQGFRVTTNTTVFEGTDPAQMQEFFDFLASLEIDGMMISPGYSYELAPDQDSFLKTEQTKALFKQILTPWKLGQKNWNFNHNPLFLEFLMGEHNFECTPWGSPSYSVLGWQKPCYLLNEGHYSSYQELLNQTDWNNYGKASGNPQCADCMVHCGYEPTAAIAAMQPENMGKALSSLFGS, from the coding sequence ATGGCAATTCAACTACAACAAGCTTTAGCTGTCGGAACTTATTTAGTTACTCAACGTTTACGAGGCAGAAAAAAATTTCCTTTAGTTTTAATGCTAGAACCTTTATTTCGTTGTAATTTGGCTTGTTCTGGTTGTGGTAAAATTCAACATCCTCCAGAAATTCTCAAACAACACCTTTCCCCTGAAGAATGTTTTGCTGCTGTAGAAGAATGTGGTGCGCCAGTAGTTTCTATTCCAGGAGGAGAACCTTTATTACATCCTCAAATTGATGAAATTGTTCGAGGATTGGTAGCAAGGAAAAAGTTTGTTTATCTTTGCACTAATGGTTTGTTGTTAGAAAAAAGCTTAGAGAAATTTGAACCTTCCCCTTATCTTACTTTTAGTGTACATTTAGATGGTTTACAAGCACAACACGATCGCTGCGTAGATCGTTCTGGAGTTTTTGAGAAAGCCGTAACTGCTATTGTTGCTGCCAAGAATCAAGGATTCCGCGTTACTACTAATACTACTGTTTTTGAAGGAACTGACCCTGCTCAAATGCAGGAATTTTTTGATTTTCTCGCTAGTCTGGAAATTGATGGGATGATGATTTCTCCTGGTTATAGTTACGAATTAGCACCAGACCAAGATAGTTTTTTAAAAACAGAACAAACTAAAGCTTTATTCAAACAAATCCTAACTCCTTGGAAATTAGGTCAAAAAAACTGGAATTTTAACCATAATCCTCTCTTTTTAGAATTTTTAATGGGAGAACACAACTTTGAATGTACTCCTTGGGGAAGTCCTAGTTATAGTGTATTGGGTTGGCAAAAACCCTGTTATTTACTCAACGAAGGTCATTATTCTTCGTATCAAGAATTACTCAATCAAACTGATTGGAATAATTATGGCAAAGCTAGCGGTAATCCTCAATGTGCTGATTGTATGGTGCATTGTGGTTATGAACCAACAGCAGCGATCGCAGCTATGCAACCAGAAAATATGGGTAAAGCTTTGAGTAGTTTATTTGGTAGTTAA
- a CDS encoding amylo-alpha-1,6-glucosidase encodes MTESLQFDGKTFVHAETAPIPQWPCVKNEPTIPTLTLKDEDIFLVTDTLGNIPGCLAGETKTTSLGLFCRDTRFLSRLELQIEGKLPILLSSNARRGFTLSALCANPYLEDQQIGAETIGIQREIVINGGLFEELAITNYRTTPVSFELSLSFDADFVDLFEVRGWERQERGKLLRLMDLASDEDNTSLSAEDAASTSELGQARNPSIYESHPDFFGRNLSDSLKSNHSEELTLAYQGLDGAVMETRIQFSSRQPDYFKGHTAVWQLTLDPHQTILLSYRVQLFTNSRSISIVGTPMTLMQAKAAESMELQEWQQQVTTIRSDSNTFNRLIERAEQDIYLLRQTFEDKKALSAGIPWFSTLFGRDSLIAAWQTLVLDPQIAKDTLTILAQYQGKADDEWREEEPGKILHELRLGEMARCGEIPHTPYYGTVDATPLWLILYAEYYAWTGDRETLEKLWESALAAMAWIDRNCKKTGYLSYHRRSSGGLVNQGWKDSGDCIVNRQGKLATGSITLCEVQGYVYGAKTRMGEIAKLMKRIDLAERWYREAQELKSRFNRDFWLPELDYCALALDGEGKPVDGITSNPGHCLAMGILQSEKAMNVAERLRAPDLFSGWGIRTLSSASPAYNPMGYHVGSVWPHDNSIIAVGLRSLGIIDQALEVAQGIVDMTLQQPYLRPPELFCGYERTEENNPVRYPVACSPQAWATGALFQLLQVSINLIPDAANNCLRVIEPVLPEFLNSLSLHNLKVGSTILDLEFDRSGGTTACRVAKKRGNLRVVFEA; translated from the coding sequence ATGACAGAGTCTCTCCAATTTGATGGCAAAACATTTGTTCATGCAGAAACCGCACCGATTCCTCAATGGCCTTGCGTCAAAAACGAACCGACAATCCCCACTCTAACTCTTAAAGATGAAGATATTTTTTTAGTTACAGATACGTTGGGCAATATTCCTGGTTGTTTAGCTGGTGAAACTAAAACGACCAGTTTAGGGTTATTTTGTCGAGATACTCGTTTTTTAAGTCGCCTGGAATTACAAATAGAAGGTAAATTACCTATTCTGCTTAGTAGTAATGCTCGTCGCGGTTTTACTCTTTCTGCTCTCTGTGCTAATCCTTACTTAGAAGACCAGCAAATTGGCGCAGAAACAATTGGTATTCAAAGAGAAATTGTCATTAATGGAGGATTATTTGAAGAACTAGCCATAACTAATTATCGGACTACCCCTGTTAGCTTTGAATTAAGTCTGAGTTTTGATGCTGATTTTGTTGACTTGTTTGAAGTTCGTGGTTGGGAACGTCAAGAACGCGGTAAATTGCTGCGCTTGATGGATTTAGCTAGTGATGAAGACAATACTTCTTTATCAGCAGAAGATGCTGCATCTACCTCCGAATTAGGACAGGCACGTAATCCTTCTATTTATGAATCCCATCCTGATTTTTTTGGGCGAAATCTTTCTGATTCGCTCAAATCCAATCATTCAGAAGAGTTGACGCTGGCATATCAAGGTTTAGATGGTGCGGTAATGGAAACACGCATTCAATTTTCTTCCCGTCAACCTGACTATTTCAAAGGTCATACGGCAGTCTGGCAACTAACTCTCGATCCTCATCAAACCATACTTTTGAGTTATCGCGTTCAACTGTTTACCAATAGTCGTTCTATCTCCATAGTAGGAACTCCAATGACTTTGATGCAAGCCAAAGCTGCCGAATCGATGGAGTTACAGGAATGGCAACAGCAAGTTACTACGATCCGTTCTGATAGCAATACTTTCAATCGTCTCATTGAACGAGCAGAACAAGATATCTATTTGCTACGTCAGACTTTTGAGGATAAAAAAGCTTTATCGGCTGGAATTCCTTGGTTTTCTACTTTATTTGGACGTGATTCGCTCATTGCTGCTTGGCAAACTTTAGTCCTTGACCCCCAAATAGCTAAAGACACCTTAACTATTTTGGCGCAATATCAAGGTAAAGCGGATGATGAATGGAGAGAAGAAGAACCAGGTAAGATTCTTCACGAACTCCGCTTAGGGGAAATGGCTCGCTGTGGCGAAATTCCTCATACACCCTATTATGGAACAGTAGATGCCACTCCTTTATGGCTAATTCTCTACGCTGAATATTATGCTTGGACAGGCGATCGCGAAACTCTCGAAAAGCTCTGGGAATCTGCTTTGGCAGCTATGGCTTGGATTGACCGCAACTGTAAAAAAACAGGTTATTTAAGTTATCATCGTCGTTCTTCTGGTGGTTTAGTTAATCAAGGTTGGAAAGATTCTGGAGATTGCATTGTTAATCGTCAAGGAAAATTAGCAACTGGTTCAATTACGTTATGTGAAGTTCAAGGTTACGTCTACGGAGCAAAAACCCGTATGGGAGAAATTGCCAAACTGATGAAGAGGATCGATCTAGCCGAGAGGTGGTATCGAGAGGCGCAAGAACTTAAAAGTCGATTCAATCGGGACTTTTGGCTTCCTGAACTCGATTACTGTGCTTTGGCTTTGGATGGAGAAGGAAAACCTGTAGATGGTATAACTTCTAACCCTGGTCATTGTTTGGCTATGGGTATTTTACAATCAGAAAAAGCGATGAACGTAGCTGAAAGACTGCGTGCGCCAGATTTATTTAGCGGTTGGGGGATTCGGACTCTTAGTAGTGCCTCCCCTGCCTACAATCCAATGGGCTACCATGTCGGTTCAGTTTGGCCTCATGATAACAGTATCATCGCCGTAGGTTTGCGATCGCTTGGAATCATCGATCAAGCTCTTGAAGTTGCTCAAGGTATAGTCGATATGACTCTTCAGCAACCTTATTTACGACCGCCAGAACTATTTTGTGGTTACGAGCGCACAGAAGAAAATAATCCTGTACGCTATCCTGTCGCTTGTTCTCCCCAAGCTTGGGCAACAGGGGCGTTGTTTCAATTGTTACAAGTATCAATTAACCTGATCCCAGATGCTGCCAATAACTGTCTGCGTGTAATCGAGCCTGTTTTACCAGAATTTCTTAATTCCCTTTCTTTGCATAATCTTAAAGTAGGTTCAACCATACTCGATCTAGAATTTGATCGTTCTGGAGGTACTACTGCTTGTCGCGTTGCTAAAAAGCGAGGCAATCTCAGGGTTGTTTTTGAAGCTTAA
- a CDS encoding glycosyltransferase family 4 protein encodes MRIAQIAPLWEKVPPPAYGGTELVVSLLTDELVRRGHDVTLFATGDSQTLAKLESVCPQALRLMEVSHEENTAYQILQHNRIYERANEFDLIHSHVDLETFPYADLVKTPTLYTVHGIITPDTEPRWRKARHQNFVSISNSQRRTDLELNYVATVYNGINTKIYPFYPEPSNPPYLAFLGRISPEKGPHLAIEIAKKTGWHLKMAGKIDPVDREFFEQQIKPLIDNKQIEYLGEANHAQKCELMGGAVATLFPITWKEPFGLVMAESMAVGTPLIAIAMGSTPEVIEHGKTGFLCHNVAECVAAVERIGEISRRACRDRVVKNFSVECMVDGYEAVYQQLISKQVVDNNKVPKLVADLNRLSA; translated from the coding sequence ATGCGAATTGCTCAGATTGCACCTTTGTGGGAAAAAGTTCCACCACCAGCTTACGGCGGTACAGAATTAGTAGTTAGTTTACTCACTGATGAGCTAGTTCGTCGTGGTCATGATGTTACGCTGTTTGCCACAGGAGATTCTCAAACTTTAGCTAAACTAGAATCAGTTTGTCCCCAAGCTCTTCGTTTGATGGAAGTAAGTCATGAAGAAAATACTGCCTATCAGATACTACAACATAATCGGATCTACGAGAGAGCTAACGAATTTGATCTGATTCACTCTCATGTAGATTTAGAAACGTTTCCCTACGCTGATTTAGTCAAGACACCGACTTTATACACAGTTCATGGCATTATCACCCCTGATACAGAACCAAGATGGCGTAAGGCTAGACATCAAAATTTTGTCAGTATTTCCAATTCACAAAGACGCACAGATTTGGAATTGAACTATGTAGCTACAGTTTATAACGGTATTAACACTAAAATTTATCCCTTCTACCCTGAGCCAAGTAATCCTCCTTATTTGGCTTTTTTAGGGCGTATTTCTCCAGAAAAAGGACCCCATTTAGCCATTGAAATCGCTAAAAAAACTGGTTGGCATTTAAAAATGGCGGGTAAAATAGACCCGGTTGACCGAGAATTTTTTGAACAACAAATTAAACCCTTGATTGATAATAAACAAATTGAATATCTCGGCGAAGCTAATCATGCCCAAAAATGCGAACTAATGGGTGGAGCAGTAGCAACCTTGTTTCCTATTACTTGGAAAGAACCTTTTGGTTTAGTAATGGCAGAGTCAATGGCAGTTGGAACGCCCTTAATAGCGATCGCAATGGGTTCGACTCCAGAAGTAATTGAGCATGGTAAAACAGGGTTTTTGTGTCATAACGTAGCAGAATGTGTTGCTGCTGTGGAGCGTATTGGGGAAATATCTCGTCGTGCTTGTCGCGATCGCGTTGTGAAAAACTTTAGCGTTGAGTGTATGGTTGATGGTTACGAAGCTGTATATCAACAACTAATTAGTAAGCAAGTGGTTGATAATAATAAAGTTCCTAAATTAGTTGCAGATCTAAATCGTTTGAGTGCATAA
- a CDS encoding ABC transporter ATP-binding protein → MKSHSSYWQLLSYIKAQSTTIIYALICTLIFTIFWPLLAWLAGRMANYIGQGDVISIAQLAGVAAVIFLLRGIAQYQQDTLMAQSALAITLKLRIIIYAHLQKLSLNYFEVAKTGDLSYRLTEDIDRIGEVVNKFFHQFIPCILQLIVVLGYMFYLNWQLTLASLLIAPLMAVLIGGFGEQLLKFSRRSQTRISNLSSLLTEVFSGIRLVQAFAAEEYIIQKFTEEAEQNKQARYLAERIKAIQFVVVGFLEAMSVVFLFFLGGWQISQGNLTGSEFVSYVAAVALLIDPISITTSNYNEFKQGEASVDRVFELLKIKPDVLEKEGAISLSSVNGKVEYRQVSFSYSSNKTVLKNIDLIVNPGETIALVGASGAGKSTLVNLLPRFYNTDAGKILIDGIDTKELKLKSLRQQIGIVPQETILFSGTIAENIAFGQTFFDLKEVKAAAKIANADRFIEELSQGYYTYVGERGVNLSGGQRQRIAIARAIFLNPSILILDEATSALDSESETLVQEAMMRIMQNRTVFVIAHRLGTVRRANRILVLEQGQIIESGTHEELLEKKGRYARFHAQQFYN, encoded by the coding sequence TTGAAAAGTCATTCTAGTTATTGGCAACTTCTAAGCTATATTAAGGCTCAAAGCACTACTATTATTTATGCCTTAATTTGTACTTTAATTTTTACAATTTTTTGGCCTCTACTGGCTTGGTTAGCAGGAAGAATGGCTAATTATATTGGACAAGGAGATGTAATTAGTATTGCTCAACTAGCAGGAGTAGCAGCCGTTATTTTTTTGTTAAGAGGAATAGCTCAATATCAACAAGATACTTTGATGGCTCAATCTGCTTTAGCAATAACTTTAAAATTACGAATAATTATTTATGCTCATTTACAAAAACTGAGTTTGAATTATTTTGAAGTAGCTAAAACAGGAGATTTATCTTATCGTTTAACAGAAGATATTGATCGCATTGGCGAAGTAGTTAATAAATTTTTTCATCAGTTTATCCCCTGTATTTTACAGTTAATTGTAGTTTTGGGATATATGTTTTATCTTAATTGGCAATTAACTTTGGCTAGTTTATTAATTGCTCCGTTAATGGCAGTTTTAATTGGAGGCTTTGGTGAACAATTACTCAAGTTTTCTCGTCGTAGTCAAACTCGTATTTCTAATTTATCTTCTTTATTAACTGAAGTATTTAGTGGTATTCGTTTAGTCCAAGCGTTTGCTGCGGAAGAATATATTATTCAAAAATTTACCGAAGAAGCCGAACAAAATAAACAAGCTAGATATTTAGCGGAAAGAATTAAGGCAATTCAATTTGTGGTGGTCGGTTTTTTGGAGGCGATGAGTGTAGTATTTCTCTTTTTCTTAGGTGGTTGGCAAATCTCTCAAGGCAATTTAACGGGTAGCGAATTTGTTAGTTATGTTGCTGCAGTTGCTTTATTAATCGATCCCATTTCTATTACTACTAGTAATTATAATGAATTCAAACAAGGAGAAGCTTCGGTAGATAGAGTATTTGAATTATTAAAAATCAAACCCGATGTATTAGAAAAAGAGGGAGCAATATCATTATCATCTGTCAATGGAAAAGTAGAATATCGTCAAGTTAGTTTTAGTTACTCTTCAAATAAAACTGTACTGAAAAACATTGATTTAATTGTTAATCCAGGAGAAACAATTGCTTTAGTTGGTGCTTCTGGCGCAGGTAAATCCACCTTAGTTAATTTATTACCTCGCTTTTATAATACCGATGCAGGAAAAATCTTAATTGATGGTATTGATACTAAAGAGCTTAAGCTCAAAAGTTTACGACAACAAATCGGAATTGTACCTCAAGAAACTATATTATTCTCAGGAACAATTGCCGAAAATATTGCCTTTGGACAAACCTTTTTCGATCTTAAAGAAGTAAAAGCAGCAGCTAAGATTGCCAATGCCGATCGCTTTATTGAAGAATTATCTCAAGGTTACTATACTTATGTTGGTGAAAGAGGTGTAAATTTATCAGGAGGACAAAGACAAAGAATCGCGATCGCAAGAGCAATTTTTCTTAATCCTAGTATTCTAATTCTTGATGAAGCAACCTCAGCTTTAGATTCAGAATCGGAAACTTTAGTTCAAGAAGCGATGATGCGAATTATGCAAAATCGTACCGTCTTTGTGATTGCTCATCGACTAGGAACTGTTCGACGTGCTAATCGTATTTTAGTTTTAGAACAAGGTCAAATTATTGAATCGGGAACTCATGAAGAATTATTAGAGAAAAAAGGTCGCTACGCCAGATTTCATGCTCAACAATTTTATAATTAA
- a CDS encoding succinate dehydrogenase cytochrome b subunit, producing MISNSNKLQIFNFYQSPIGKKIITSVTGIGLILFVAIHLSGNLSFFISPDVYNQLAYFINRYNISLNIIELILLGFFVVHTVLGIAIQINKYQARPIGYNQYQSIGQPSKQSLSSRTMILTGLVLGGFLIFHLLNFKFGTYYPTVINGVPMRDLSRLVREKFEQPTYTFGYTGVMILLGLHLRHGIWSALQSLGLMHSRFSAFFYSLALVIAVLIVIGFIVLPLAIYWHLV from the coding sequence ATGATTAGTAATAGCAATAAACTACAAATTTTCAATTTTTATCAATCTCCTATTGGTAAAAAAATTATTACCAGTGTTACAGGCATCGGTTTAATTTTGTTTGTAGCAATTCATTTAAGCGGTAATTTAAGCTTTTTTATCAGTCCCGATGTTTACAATCAACTAGCATATTTTATTAATAGGTATAATATTTCACTTAATATAATTGAGTTGATTTTGTTGGGATTTTTTGTGGTTCATACAGTTTTAGGAATTGCTATTCAAATTAATAAATATCAAGCTAGACCAATAGGATATAATCAATATCAAAGTATTGGTCAACCAAGCAAGCAATCTCTTAGTTCTCGTACAATGATTCTGACGGGATTAGTGTTAGGAGGATTTTTGATTTTTCATTTATTAAACTTTAAATTTGGTACTTATTATCCTACTGTTATTAATGGTGTACCAATGAGAGATTTATCTCGTTTAGTTAGGGAAAAATTTGAGCAGCCAACTTATACATTTGGTTATACTGGGGTAATGATTTTGTTAGGTTTGCATCTGCGCCACGGAATTTGGAGTGCTTTACAATCTCTTGGCTTAATGCATAGTCGTTTTAGTGCATTTTTTTATAGTTTGGCATTAGTAATTGCTGTTTTGATAGTGATTGGTTTTATAGTTTTACCACTGGCAATTTATTGGCATTTAGTTTAA
- a CDS encoding response regulator — MIKVLIVDDQKTVQEILRSYIEKVSDLEIVGFAEDGQMALEKVELLRPDVVLMDIDLPSIDGLTVTKIICERFVDTKVIIFSVHDEDTYLNTALHVGAKGYLLKSTPPRELVNAIYSAYKGYFQLGPGLLERYLYKVDQAQSNTTEIEQLRRTIEQQSMLLERIHTSNAQQDRYQSSAGNYNELNQNYRKLEKQFNMVQYQFQKMHKQFETLQNFIFIFSVAMVIAIFIVILVVI, encoded by the coding sequence ATGATTAAAGTTCTGATTGTCGACGATCAAAAAACAGTACAAGAAATTTTAAGAAGTTATATAGAAAAAGTCTCAGATTTGGAGATAGTTGGTTTTGCTGAAGACGGTCAAATGGCTCTCGAAAAGGTAGAATTGTTAAGACCTGATGTAGTATTAATGGATATAGATTTGCCTTCTATAGATGGATTAACAGTTACAAAAATTATTTGTGAGCGATTTGTTGATACAAAAGTGATCATTTTCAGCGTTCATGATGAAGACACTTATCTTAATACTGCTCTTCATGTAGGAGCAAAAGGTTATCTTTTAAAAAGTACTCCACCGCGAGAATTAGTTAATGCAATTTATTCTGCGTATAAAGGTTATTTTCAATTAGGACCAGGCTTACTGGAAAGATATCTTTATAAAGTCGACCAAGCTCAATCTAACACTACAGAAATTGAACAACTTAGACGCACAATTGAGCAACAATCGATGTTATTAGAAAGAATACATACAAGTAATGCTCAACAAGATCGTTATCAAAGTTCTGCTGGTAATTATAACGAACTTAATCAAAACTATCGCAAACTAGAAAAACAGTTTAATATGGTTCAATATCAGTTTCAAAAAATGCATAAACAGTTTGAGACACTGCAAAATTTTATTTTCATTTTCTCCGTTGCGATGGTGATAGCAATATTTATTGTGATTTTGGTTGTTATTTAA
- a CDS encoding glutathione peroxidase, with protein MTAKTPASIYDFSAIGIDGKPVSLNTYKDKVLLIVNTASQCGFTPQYKGLQELYDRYANQGFVVLGFPCNQFGQQESGNSDQIKSFCETNFGVSFPLFQKIEVNGSNAHPLYEYLTKAVPGIFGTKGIKWNFTKFLVDRSGKVVKRYPPTAKPEDLAKDIQTLL; from the coding sequence ATGACAGCAAAGACGCCTGCATCAATTTATGATTTTTCCGCAATAGGCATTGATGGAAAACCAGTGTCATTAAATACCTATAAGGATAAAGTTTTACTGATTGTAAATACTGCCAGCCAGTGTGGCTTTACGCCTCAATATAAAGGACTACAGGAATTATATGATCGATATGCTAATCAAGGATTCGTGGTTTTAGGATTTCCCTGTAACCAATTTGGACAGCAAGAGTCAGGAAACTCAGACCAAATTAAGTCCTTTTGTGAAACTAACTTTGGGGTTTCTTTTCCACTTTTTCAGAAAATCGAGGTAAATGGTAGCAACGCCCATCCGCTTTATGAGTATTTAACTAAAGCCGTACCTGGTATTTTTGGTACTAAGGGGATTAAGTGGAACTTCACCAAATTTCTGGTTGATCGCAGTGGCAAAGTTGTTAAACGCTATCCTCCAACTGCAAAGCCGGAAGATTTGGCGAAAGATATTCAGACATTACTGTGA
- the psbD gene encoding photosystem II D2 protein (photosystem q(a) protein) produces the protein MTIAVGRAPASRGWFDVLDDWLKRDRFVFVGWSGILLFPCAYLALGGWLTGTTFVTSWYTHGLASSYLEGCNFLTVAVSTPADSMGHSLLFLWGPEANWDFTRWCQIGGLWPFVALHGAFGLIGFMLRQFEIARLVGIRPYNAIAFSAPIAVFVSVFLMYPLGQSSWFFAPSFGVAGIFRFILFVQGFHNFTLNPFHMMGVAGVLGGALLCAIHGATVENTLFEDGDGANTFKAFEPTQAEETYSMVTANRFWSQIFGIAFSNKRWLHFFMLFVPVTGLWMASIGIIGIALNLRAYDFVSQELRAAEDPEFETFYTKNILLNEGLRAWMATQDQPHENFEFPEEVLPRGNAL, from the coding sequence ATGACTATAGCAGTAGGACGCGCTCCAGCAAGTAGAGGATGGTTTGATGTCCTCGATGACTGGCTCAAGCGCGATCGCTTTGTCTTCGTAGGTTGGTCAGGAATATTACTATTCCCCTGCGCATACCTAGCCCTAGGAGGCTGGTTAACAGGAACAACCTTCGTGACATCTTGGTACACCCACGGTTTAGCAAGCTCATATTTAGAAGGATGTAACTTCCTCACCGTAGCAGTATCAACCCCAGCAGACAGCATGGGACACTCGTTACTGTTCCTGTGGGGACCAGAAGCAAACTGGGACTTCACTCGTTGGTGTCAAATCGGAGGCTTGTGGCCATTTGTAGCTCTGCACGGAGCATTTGGTTTGATCGGCTTCATGCTGCGTCAGTTTGAAATCGCTCGCTTAGTAGGAATTAGACCTTACAACGCGATCGCGTTTTCGGCACCAATCGCAGTATTTGTCAGCGTATTCTTAATGTATCCCTTGGGACAATCGTCGTGGTTCTTTGCACCCAGTTTTGGAGTAGCAGGAATCTTTAGATTCATTCTGTTTGTCCAAGGATTCCACAACTTTACCCTCAACCCGTTCCACATGATGGGAGTAGCAGGAGTACTAGGAGGAGCATTATTGTGCGCCATTCACGGAGCAACAGTAGAAAACACCCTGTTTGAAGACGGAGATGGAGCAAACACCTTCAAAGCGTTTGAACCAACCCAAGCAGAAGAAACCTACAGTATGGTAACTGCCAATCGTTTCTGGTCACAAATCTTTGGGATTGCCTTCTCCAACAAACGTTGGTTACACTTCTTCATGCTGTTTGTACCCGTAACAGGATTATGGATGGCAAGCATTGGGATTATTGGCATTGCGCTCAACTTAAGGGCATATGACTTTGTTTCTCAAGAATTGAGAGCAGCAGAAGACCCAGAGTTTGAGACATTCTACACCAAGAATATTCTGCTCAACGAAGGTCTCAGAGCCTGGATGGCAACTCAAGACCAACCCCACGAAAACTTTGAATTCCCAGAGGAGGTTCTACCACGTGGTAACGCTCTCTAA
- a CDS encoding energy-coupling factor ABC transporter ATP-binding protein: MTSSSNNTFSHIPAIEVENLNFSWSPTAPVIQSCSLQVPQKEFWMLLGTNGSGKSTLLRLLVGLLNPDSGTIKVRQPVGFVFQNPDHQLVMPTVAADIAFGLVAEKLSTVQVRERVREALAAVNLLELERRPIYALSGGQKQRIAIAGAIARHCEVLLFDEPTALLDPDTQLELVVQVQRLVKSRGLTALWVTHRLDELDYCDGAFLLENGQVVDQGNPQILKQKIMQSETNC, encoded by the coding sequence ATGACATCATCGAGTAACAATACTTTCAGTCACATACCAGCTATAGAAGTGGAAAACTTAAACTTTAGCTGGTCACCTACTGCTCCTGTGATCCAATCTTGTTCCTTACAAGTTCCTCAAAAAGAGTTTTGGATGTTATTGGGTACTAATGGCAGTGGTAAATCAACTCTGCTCCGTTTATTAGTAGGATTGCTCAATCCTGATTCAGGAACGATCAAAGTACGTCAACCTGTAGGTTTTGTGTTTCAAAATCCAGATCATCAGCTAGTCATGCCTACAGTAGCAGCAGATATAGCTTTTGGTTTAGTGGCAGAAAAACTTTCTACAGTACAAGTTCGGGAAAGAGTTAGAGAAGCTTTGGCAGCAGTCAATTTGCTTGAGCTAGAAAGAAGACCAATTTATGCTCTTAGTGGTGGACAAAAACAACGGATTGCGATCGCGGGAGCGATCGCTCGTCATTGTGAGGTCTTACTATTTGATGAACCAACTGCACTTTTAGACCCAGATACCCAATTAGAATTAGTTGTACAAGTACAGCGTTTAGTCAAAAGTCGTGGTTTAACTGCTTTGTGGGTAACTCATCGTTTGGATGAATTAGATTATTGTGATGGAGCATTCTTATTAGAAAATGGTCAAGTAGTTGATCAAGGAAATCCTCAAATCCTCAAACAAAAAATTATGCAGAGTGAAACCAATTGTTAA